One genomic segment of Streptomyces sp. TLI_146 includes these proteins:
- a CDS encoding PH domain-containing protein produces MSAPAPQLPALPVTFRPTRTRAVLLSVGAVMFAVITGVALLLENMSGGERASFVFTAAMFFAVLALLSRPKVVADDTGVTVVNLTRTRRLAWAEILRVNLRPGDPWVFLDLSDGTSLPALGIQPGIAKERAIRDARALRALAESHGTPQGG; encoded by the coding sequence GTGTCCGCCCCCGCGCCCCAACTCCCCGCTCTCCCGGTCACGTTCCGGCCGACCCGCACCCGGGCCGTGCTGCTGAGCGTGGGTGCCGTGATGTTCGCCGTGATCACCGGCGTCGCACTGCTCCTGGAGAACATGAGCGGGGGCGAGCGGGCCAGCTTCGTGTTCACCGCGGCGATGTTCTTCGCGGTCCTCGCGCTGCTGAGCCGCCCCAAGGTCGTCGCCGACGACACGGGCGTCACGGTCGTCAACCTCACCCGGACGCGGCGGCTCGCCTGGGCGGAGATCCTGCGCGTCAACCTCCGCCCGGGCGACCCCTGGGTGTTCCTGGACCTCAGCGACGGCACCAGCCTGCCCGCGCTCGGCATCCAGCCCGGCATCGCCAAGGAGCGGGCCATCCGCGACGCCCGGGCGCTGCGCGCGCTCGCCGAGTCGCACGGCACTCCCCAGGGCGGCTGA
- the hisG gene encoding ATP phosphoribosyltransferase: MLRIAVPNKGSLSGPASAMLHEAGYQMRKESKELVLVDPVNEVEFFYLRPKDIAIYVSAGKLDIGITGEDLLIDSGADAEVILPLGFARSTFRFAAKPGTVSGIEDLAGKTIATSYEGIVAKHLAEAGIAASVVHLDGAVETAIELGVAQVIADVVETGTSLRNAGLEVFGDPIMKSEAAVIRRTGADAENPKVQQFLRRLQGVLVARSYVMMDYDCRAEHLERAVALTPGLESPTISPLHNEGWVAVRAMVPAKEAQRIMDDLYELGARAILTTAIHACRL, translated from the coding sequence ATGCTGCGCATCGCCGTCCCCAACAAGGGTTCACTGTCCGGACCTGCGTCGGCGATGCTCCATGAGGCCGGCTACCAGATGCGCAAGGAGTCCAAGGAACTCGTCCTGGTCGACCCGGTCAACGAGGTCGAGTTCTTCTACCTCCGCCCCAAGGACATCGCGATCTACGTGTCGGCGGGCAAGCTCGACATCGGCATCACCGGCGAGGACCTGCTGATCGACTCGGGTGCCGACGCCGAGGTGATCCTGCCGCTCGGCTTCGCCCGCTCCACCTTCCGCTTCGCCGCCAAGCCCGGGACCGTCTCGGGCATCGAGGACCTGGCGGGCAAGACGATCGCCACCTCCTACGAGGGCATCGTCGCCAAGCACCTGGCCGAGGCCGGTATCGCCGCCTCCGTGGTGCACCTCGACGGCGCTGTGGAGACCGCCATCGAGCTGGGCGTCGCCCAGGTCATCGCGGACGTCGTGGAGACCGGCACCTCGCTGCGCAACGCGGGTCTCGAAGTCTTCGGCGACCCGATCATGAAGTCGGAGGCGGCCGTCATCCGCCGCACCGGCGCCGACGCCGAGAACCCCAAGGTCCAGCAGTTCCTGCGCCGCCTCCAGGGCGTCCTGGTCGCCCGCAGCTACGTGATGATGGACTACGACTGCCGCGCCGAGCACCTGGAGCGCGCCGTCGCCCTCACCCCGGGCCTGGAGTCGCCGACGATCTCGCCGCTCCACAACGAGGGCTGGGTCGCGGTGCGCGCCATGGTCCCCGCCAAGGAGGCCCAGCGGATCATGGACGACCTGTACGAGCTGGGCGCCCGCGCCATCCTCACCACGGCCATCCACGCCTGCCGTCTCTGA
- the ribH gene encoding 6,7-dimethyl-8-ribityllumazine synthase — MSGKGAPELSVRNCADLRVAVIAAQWHEKVMDGLVDGALRALHELGIDEPTLLRVPGSFELPVVAKVLAGRGYDAVVALGVVIRGGTPHFDYVCQGVTNGLTQVSIDTGVPVGFGVLTCDTEEQALDRAGLEGSNEDKGHEAVTAAVATAATLRTVSEPWR, encoded by the coding sequence GTGAGTGGCAAGGGCGCACCCGAACTGTCCGTACGCAACTGCGCAGACCTCCGGGTCGCCGTGATCGCGGCGCAGTGGCACGAGAAGGTCATGGACGGACTCGTCGACGGCGCCCTGCGCGCCCTGCACGAGCTCGGCATCGACGAGCCGACGCTGCTGCGCGTCCCCGGCAGCTTCGAGCTGCCGGTCGTCGCCAAGGTGCTCGCGGGCCGCGGGTACGATGCGGTGGTCGCCCTCGGCGTCGTCATCAGGGGCGGTACACCGCACTTCGACTACGTGTGCCAGGGTGTCACCAACGGTCTCACCCAGGTCAGCATCGACACCGGCGTACCCGTCGGGTTCGGCGTGCTGACCTGCGACACCGAGGAGCAGGCCCTGGACCGGGCCGGCCTCGAAGGGTCGAACGAGGACAAGGGACACGAAGCGGTCACCGCCGCCGTCGCCACGGCCGCCACGCTGCGCACCGTCAGCGAACCCTGGCGCTGA
- a CDS encoding phosphoribosyl-ATP diphosphatase, with protein sequence MANKPSKSFEELFAELQLKAANGDPSTSRTAELVDKGVHAIGKKVVEEAAEVWMAAEYESKDAAAEEISQLLYHVQVMMVARGISLDDVYAHL encoded by the coding sequence ATGGCGAACAAACCCTCCAAGAGTTTCGAAGAGCTCTTCGCGGAGCTCCAGCTCAAGGCCGCCAACGGCGACCCGTCCACCTCCCGCACCGCCGAGCTGGTGGACAAGGGCGTGCATGCCATCGGCAAGAAGGTCGTCGAGGAGGCCGCCGAGGTCTGGATGGCCGCCGAGTACGAGAGCAAGGACGCCGCCGCCGAGGAGATCTCGCAGCTGCTGTACCACGTCCAGGTGATGATGGTCGCGCGCGGGATCTCCCTCGACGACGTCTACGCGCACCTCTGA